Part of the Halobaculum halobium genome, GAAGTACACGCTGAAATCACGATGACTACGACACACGCCGACGCCACGCCGACGCAGGCAACGACGCCGATGACGCAGCTCCCCGATGGGGTTTCTTCTCCCCGGGCGAAGCTGGTGTATCTGTACCTCGCAACGCACGGTGCAGTTCCCGAAGACGACCTCTGTGACGGGCTGTCGATGAAGCGGAT contains:
- a CDS encoding TrmB family transcriptional regulator; protein product: MTTTHADATPTQATTPMTQLPDGVSSPRAKLVYLYLATHGAVPEDDLCDGLSMKRISLYSILKTLREAGHVEKANDRYALA